A genomic region of Paenibacillus sp. PL2-23 contains the following coding sequences:
- the wecB gene encoding non-hydrolyzing UDP-N-acetylglucosamine 2-epimerase, with translation MKIATVVGARPQFVKAAPLSRAIRQHHQELLIHTGQHYDPSLSDVFFQELGLPAPDIELGAGSGSHGSQTARMLAGIEEVLIRETPDLVLVYGDTNSTLAGSLAAAKLHIPVAHVEAGLRSFNRRMPEETNRVLTDHMSSILFCPTDDAAANLRREGISKHVHMVGDIMCDAVLAFRPIAGKQSTILSRLGLSPKRYNVATVHRNENTDSESNLRHILTALARLDRPVVLPLHPRARFFLRKWTMESLLEASNLIVTEPLSYLDMLHLTGNAHAVLTDSGGLQKEAYLLRVPCVTMRRETEWVETVAHGWNRLAAADTNRIWEAYSSLNTPEHHPSVFGDGRTAPRICHAIEQYMEG, from the coding sequence TTGAAGATAGCAACCGTCGTTGGGGCCCGTCCCCAGTTCGTCAAAGCTGCTCCGCTTAGCCGAGCGATTCGCCAGCACCACCAGGAGCTGCTGATCCATACCGGACAGCACTACGATCCATCATTGTCGGATGTTTTTTTCCAGGAGCTGGGCTTGCCCGCGCCGGACATTGAGCTTGGAGCAGGCTCTGGCTCGCATGGCAGCCAGACAGCCAGAATGCTTGCCGGTATAGAAGAGGTGCTCATTCGGGAAACGCCCGATCTGGTGCTTGTGTACGGCGATACAAACTCCACTCTTGCAGGCAGCCTTGCGGCGGCGAAGCTGCACATACCTGTCGCTCACGTCGAAGCCGGTCTGAGAAGCTTCAACCGACGCATGCCGGAGGAGACGAATCGCGTGCTGACGGATCACATGTCTTCCATCCTGTTCTGTCCAACGGATGATGCGGCGGCGAATCTGCGGAGAGAAGGCATCAGCAAACACGTGCATATGGTTGGCGACATTATGTGCGATGCTGTGCTCGCCTTCCGCCCTATCGCCGGGAAGCAATCTACGATACTGAGCCGTCTGGGACTGTCGCCCAAGCGCTATAACGTTGCGACGGTGCACCGCAATGAAAATACGGACTCCGAGAGCAACCTGCGCCATATTCTAACAGCGTTAGCCCGGCTGGACCGCCCCGTTGTGCTTCCGCTTCATCCCAGAGCGCGCTTTTTCCTTCGCAAGTGGACGATGGAATCGCTGCTGGAGGCGTCCAATCTCATTGTGACAGAACCGCTGTCCTATCTGGATATGCTCCACTTGACGGGCAACGCGCATGCGGTGCTAACGGATTCCGGCGGCCTGCAGAAGGAAGCCTACCTCCTTCGCGTTCCCTGCGTCACGATGAGGCGAGAGACGGAGTGGGTCGAGACCGTGGCCCATGGCTGGAACCGACTTGCCGCTGCGGACACGAACAGGATTTGGGAAGCGTACAGCAGCTTGAACACGCCGGAGCATCACCCCAGCGTATTCGGAGATGGCAGAACAGCCCCGCGGATATGCCATGCAATAGAACAATATATGGAGGGATAG
- a CDS encoding Gfo/Idh/MocA family oxidoreductase, giving the protein MEPLRAAIIGCGQIAGKHVAAMAELEGALTLAAVLDLNESRLLRFAEECRPIYPAVRAFRSVDELLEKSDAELVVIATSSDSHSELALKALRAGKHVLVEKPLALSMREAREAVAEAKARGLKLAVSFQARYMPQLKAMKAAVEHSRFGAIGHGVVKMRWNRSLSYFKESPWRESWAKGGGLFMNQCIHYVDLLQWLLGPVQSVYARAASFGQDIGVENTGVAVLTFQSGAIGFIEATTNAYPASLGTSIALFGEKGSAELEGALLDKVALWQFAEKDAVPVPQPEGISHTPLYRDLAKAIRSGAGSLVEAVDTLPALEIVFAIYRSIASGEVVKLPLNQFEMRGMSWME; this is encoded by the coding sequence ATGGAACCATTGCGCGCCGCGATTATCGGATGCGGCCAAATCGCCGGCAAGCATGTCGCTGCGATGGCTGAGCTGGAGGGAGCCCTCACGCTTGCCGCAGTATTGGACCTGAACGAGAGCAGGCTGCTCCGTTTCGCTGAGGAGTGCAGGCCGATCTATCCGGCTGTTCGGGCTTTCCGCTCAGTTGATGAGCTGCTGGAGAAGTCGGACGCCGAGCTTGTGGTCATTGCCACAAGCAGCGATTCCCATTCGGAGCTGGCGCTGAAGGCGCTTCGCGCGGGCAAGCATGTGCTGGTGGAGAAGCCGCTGGCGTTGTCTATGAGAGAAGCGAGAGAGGCCGTCGCAGAAGCGAAGGCGCGAGGGCTGAAGCTGGCGGTGTCGTTCCAGGCGCGCTATATGCCTCAGCTGAAAGCGATGAAGGCAGCGGTGGAGCACAGCCGGTTCGGCGCCATTGGCCATGGCGTTGTGAAGATGCGTTGGAATCGCAGTCTCTCCTATTTCAAGGAAAGCCCATGGCGCGAGAGCTGGGCGAAGGGCGGGGGACTGTTCATGAATCAATGCATTCATTATGTGGATCTGCTTCAATGGCTGCTGGGTCCCGTTCAATCGGTCTACGCGCGAGCCGCCAGCTTCGGACAGGATATCGGAGTGGAGAACACGGGAGTCGCCGTACTAACGTTCCAAAGCGGCGCGATTGGCTTCATCGAAGCGACAACTAACGCTTATCCAGCCTCCCTTGGCACATCCATCGCGTTATTCGGGGAGAAGGGGTCCGCCGAGCTGGAAGGGGCGCTGCTGGATAAGGTGGCGCTGTGGCAATTCGCGGAGAAGGACGCTGTGCCGGTGCCGCAGCCTGAGGGCATATCCCATACACCGTTATATCGGGACTTGGCGAAAGCCATCCGTTCGGGTGCCGGCTCGCTTGTTGAGGCGGTCGATACCCTGCCGGCGCTTGAGATTGTTTTTGCGATCTATCGTTCCATCGCCAGCGGCGAGGTTGTCAAGCTTCCGCTGAACCAATTCGAGATGAGGGGCATGTCATGGATGGAGTGA